The DNA segment TCAAGCCAGGGGGCTTAAGTTCAGCTAGGTCCCCAAGACAGAGGCCTCATTTCTAATTTGATAATGTATTTAGTAATGTTGCTAGATACATATCAATATAATAAACtccgtttttatttatttctgccactaaataaaatgaaatgaccaTAGTAAAACTAATTACAACAATGTTATAAAATTTCACTTATCCAAGAGTAAAAGATGTGCCCAGGCCCTTAGGGtataacagaaaaacaatagagaaaatagcAAATGCAGTTGACATTCAGATGCAGTGTGGCTGGATGGTCAGAttgaacaaatgaaaacacaggatGCAAGATAAATTTGTATATCAGATATGTAACAAATAATGTTCTTTATATGTTtcccaaatattgcatgaaacatgtatatattaataataatctttattttcctGATATTCATATCTAATGgggtatactttatttttatctggTAATAATATCCAAGcaagattcaaaatttttaaagttaataaaatctaattttgGTAAGGACCAAGAGCAATAGAAGTTCAAATATATGCCTGTTGGCAATGTaaaatattactgttatttttgagaacaatttggaaatattaataaaatcatataggaaaaatttattagaaataattatactttctattaatatttaaatcaacgggcatgtttttaaagaaaaatatgatctgAGTAATGATAGcatctttaatttttcaataaaagctAGAATtctatactttattaaaattgaaaaataatgcatCTTCCTGTATTGATATGAAAGAATTTcataaaaacaattctaaaagaaaaggaaagaatacaaTGGTTCTGGTTATCTATGGATACAAACATgagcattaaaaatataacaaggCAAGTGTGTTTAACAAAAAATATAGGCTTTTGGTTATCTatggaggaaaagaataaaaaacatacattGAGATAACATATGTAAACAGACACAGACTTCGACTTtatctgtaatattttattttaagctgGGTGGTCATTACACTgatgtttcattattatttttcatatattgtgTCCTCACTGAAATACTTATAAAgctaaaataatgtatttcattGTTATTCAGCCTATGAGCAGCCTAAGGTATTATCTCAATAAAAGAAGTGTATTATTCAATACAACGTAATGGACATTTACTAAGTAAagcttttctaaaagaaatataaaggctTTGTGCTAATGTGCTAAGTATATCTACCAAAACCACAAGCCAACCTCATACTTGATGATGAAATGCTAGAATCATAGCCATTATTGTATATTATGAATTAtgcatttaatatatttagtattattttattatatagattattttaataaaaatagttaagaaaaagacatctaagaaattaaagagggaaattcccattgtggcacagcagaaaggaatctgactagtaaccatgaggttgtaagttcgatccctggcattactcagtgggttaaggatctggcattgccatgagctggtgtagtttgcataagtggcttggatcttgcattactatagctgtggtgtaggctgttcctagcctgggaacctccatatgtggaaAGTAGCATAATgccttttctatcaaaggaaatcttggttactccattttgatCTGGTTTCAGCTGAAATGCCCCCTGCAACCCCCttcctctttatctcttttcccagcaacaatttgtttcaattagccaactgggaagaatgtgcaccctgaccttaTCAATGGGAAGGGGACGGAtaaatcacctgcattagggataaataggggagggtcctttgttcagcATGCAGGCTTTTTGGAGTGCccacacccttctgcagaagtaaagagccttgtcaagatttCTCCTTGCCCAcatgtctcactttctgacactgatgactcaagccagagttatcttaatttccaacacatatgacacagtgcagccctaaaaagccaaaaaaaaaggaaattaaagagacatatttttaatcattcatATGTAATATTTTCCTCTTCACTAAATACTGCTAGAATAGCAAATGGCATTCTTAGATTCAAGATCAATATATACCAATCAATATATTTCTACATATCAGTTTAAACAAAGAAGTAACAGAAAAAATTTCCATACGTTaaatcaacaaaatataaaataaaaagaacttttccatcaaagtgaataaatttaacataaatgtatataaaagtttTGAGGGATATAAAACACAataaggaaaacatgaaaatattgatTGAGAAGTATGTAGaaagttttaaagtattaaaaattccAACTATGCCCAAGTTAAGAGAGGCACATCTTGCTTTCATATGGGAATTTGGGACAGAAGGAAGAGTGAAGATGCAACAAAGACACTGAATAACAAACCATTGTATAAACCCTGGctatctaatgtacagcacagtgattttatttaacattattatatatttaaaatttgataacAGGGTAGATCTCAAGtgttcccaacacacacacacaaaaattgtaaCTGAGTAAAATGAAGAATGTGTTAATTAGCTTGTTTGATGTAATAATTCCACAATCTACGTATAAAACAAAATAGCATGTTGTATGCCTtaaatgcatataatttttatttgttgattatttttaactaaaagatttattttttatttacagtattttatttaatatttattatttacttattttattaagatataaagCTGAAAAATGAAGCTGATTACAATGGAACACTATATCATTCCCTACCTCTATGACCTTGGACAACTCACTTAAGAAGTTTCATCATGGGTGAAAACAGATCATAATCAGAGTGATGAGGGTACCTGACAAAATCAATATTTCTAAGTGTTCTGTGAGTTTACAGGCATGCTTACCAATGTGCCAATTACACAGGAAGTGTGTTTTTCCTCTCATCATGATGTGAAAGGGGGGAGAAAGTTTTAGAGAGTTCACACTAATACTCAAGGAAGGAGACATAATTATCTAAGCTGAGTAAGTATTGTCAAGAAAAAGCTAAATCTGTCTCTTCATCCTAGGAGggaagatggaaaataatacaaactaTTATAATTAAAGACAAGGGAATGGATTTCCCAGAAGGCTAAAAACTTAAGTTTCCATCTTATCATTAGCATAGTGAGTAGAGATTCTCCAggaatgaaaattctttttcacTTATACTGTCCatttatgtcttccttggaaactACAAAGAATAAAGATTCAATAACCATCCAGAGAAGGTATGAATTCCAGATTTCATGAGTACTTCTAGAATTTAGGTGGAAATGTCTTAATAATTTACtgattaacatatataaaatgagtGATACATTTTCATGGGTATTCATTCATATTCATggataaatatacaaaattagaGTAATATTAATTCACTATGAGGATAAAGATTATTCTATATAtgagaattattttgaaataagtagTACAATGATGATTTGGGACCATTCTCATGAGTTATTATTGTATCCCTAGATGTGCTTTAGCTTTagttcattattttgtctttccatTAATTTATCAATAACCATATAGTTTCCAACTGTGTGttaggtgatttttttaattatgtaaatatgAAAACTTGCAAGACATGTGAATTATCCTTCTAGTAAACTAAAGTCTTCTTGAAATTATATGCTATCAAATGTATACTAAGATGTAATATAAATAACTAGGTGAGAATATGTCTAAGCTAATATCAAACTTACTGGAGATGATTGGTTTCATTTACTAGGTGATTTTTGGGCTAAGTaccttatgatttctttcattttatccatACAATATTactttgagaaatatttcttttaggaataCAGAATTGGAGCAGAAGTTACCTGCCTTAGCTCATAAATAGGAAAgattggatatatatattttttccttgcaCAATACTGGCATTTCCCAGATGAGAGAGAAACTGGTGGTAGATagaagtgaattagaaaaaagtgGCAAGTGAGAATAATGACATAATTGAGTGGTTTGAAAGGTGGATTTGGGTCACATTCTCTTTTAATAAGCATAGCTCACATTAATGGATGCTTTACAAGTTGtgctcttttaaaacttttacactttttcattaaagtataatttatttacagtgttctgacaatttttgctgtacaatatagttacccatatatatatattctttttctcatactgtattccattatgttctattccaagagattggatatagtcccctgtgctgaaAAGTAGGACATCATTAgttatcaattctaaatgtaatagtttgcatctatgaaccatTTTTAATTGCTTAGTTTAAATTCAAGTACAGAGAAAAGTTTAACAACAAAtacattacacatttttttttgtaaaatgctcTAAAACAACATTACTGTTGTTTTTGAAAAACAGTATAACATTCTCTCTGATCATAGAACTATACTGGTTCATGCCAGTGATAACCATGATCTCAAAAGAACtacactttttcaaaaaataaatcatctgtGTTTAAATTTCATATAAGTTCATTAAACTATTCCCCTGTGTTGTATTTTGTCTACTCAACATTCTATTCTTGAGGTTTCTTAATATTATCTGTAACTATGATTATTAATCTCATTGTTGATGTACATttaagtggtatttttttttcctgtggttacTCTTGCCCATGTCATTTTGCTCAGTCACTGTCTTCTCAGTTTTTAccaatgatttccattatttctgGGTTGTTATTGCTTGGGCATGTACATAAAATGCCCAAGGATCATTAATGACCCTTCTTTGAGAAGCGATGAAGTACtgaaagccattaaaaaataataaatgaggagttcccatcgtggctcagtggttaacgaatccgactaggaaccatggggttgcaggttcgatccctggccttactcagtgggttaaggatctggcattgccatgagctgtggtgtgggttgcagatatggctcggatcccatgttgctgtggctctgtcaaaggctggcagctgctgctccgattcgactcctaccctgggaacctccatatgccacgagagcggcccaagaaatggcaaaaagacaaataacaataataataataaatgaatgtgcCCTCTCCCTTACAAAGTAATAAAGTATATTTCAAGAAAAGCAATATGGATtagataaaataaacacaaataaaaccagaaaattgcaactaagagaaaaagaaaactctgaagGCAAAGTCTGAAgcagagtttaaaattttatacttcaggagttcctgttataacTGATATGTAATGAacacaattagtatccatgaggacacaggtttgattcctggccccactcaatgggttaaggatctggtgttgacttgagctgtagtgtagatcacagacacagctttgtgtggttatggcataggttTGTAAATTCAGGCTTGTTTGTTCTTTCATGCCAATtgacaaaaactatttttttttaattttagagaaagagagattttacTCAGTTTTTTAGGTGAACATGAGGTCTCTTTAGAGGCATTTTTTAGTAGATTAATGTTTCTAGTTCACACTCATAaatgaattgaaattttaaaatacttttgagtttttctctttcttacctcaAATATCATTCACaatgtatgtaaataaataaaatgcattttactacctctacacttaaaaaatttaattcactCCTGAGGCTGAATTCAAGGTTCCACCTTCatcaacatatttattttcctttgcaaaGATTACTCAGCTTTCATATttgttttaccttatttttagCCTCTTCAAAAAAATATGATACATGAACAAGTAAGTAAAATTgcattgttatttaatttttctgttcacCAGGCTGTTCTCTCTATTTATGACATCATTTTTTGTCTGGAATAATTACATGTTAAGTAATTAATATTCCTCCTACATCTGTAATTACTACATATATTGAAATTTAAATGCAACAATGAACAAGGAATATAATTATAACTTAGAAAACTCTATGTTTTCCTAAAATCATTTGGCTTTTAGTTTTGCATGTATATTCTATTTATTACATTCAACACGTGGTATGAATTGCTCTTTCCTATGATATagtctcttatttattttacccGTTTCCATCAAATGAGGTTGTTCAAACCTTGATTATTCTATTCAAAATTGAAAACTCTAGCGAAATTCTCACATTCTCCTTTGACTTATATTTCTCCAGACTACAATAGTGCTTTTTTAATCACCATCTGATTAAAATATGAATGGACAAAGTGCTTTCTTTTCTGATTACTGCTCTATCCTCCATACCTAGTTTGTAGGGAAAATTCACTAAGTGTTGTTTCAATGTGTAGACTTCTAGCTTTcctgaatttctatttttgtatgtatgtattctctACCGGTGATATTGGGTGTATCAGTTTCCTAGAACTGCACTAACACTAGTTAGCTTAAAACAACTGGAATTAATTATCTTACAGCACTAGACACTAAAAATTGAAATCAAGGCATCAGCAGGGTTGATTACTTCCAAATGGTCTGAGAAGGAAAAACTATTCTTTGCATCTCTCTTAGCTTCTAATGACATCAACAACCATTGGTAGTTCTCTGTTTGAATATCACTGTAATCCCTGCTTCCATTATCACATGGCATATATATCCTCTATTAATTTATTTCCAAACAAGTTTACATTGTGTGGTGCcaggagttaggacttcaacatatttatttttgaggaaaaaaattcctcaaaagagaaaggaaaagacacatgATTTAGATTTACATAATTGAATAAACTTTTCTCAACTCATCCACATACTCTATTGAATACTTACTATAAATAACAAACCAAACACCCTATAAAATAATGGGTAAACGTAGGAGTTTTATTAACACTGGTTGTAAAAGTGACTAGTACCATGAAATCAAGGACTCAAATCTTATACTCCCTCTCTATTGTCATATTCCCACATGCTTATTTAAGCTTAATTCCTCTATCAACATATTGGTAAGTGACTTCTGTTGTTTcaggtatgttttgtttttaagaagttTCCTTTTTATAGAAACCATAGCAATAATATAATATTAGATAATATTACCCTGACTTCTGGTTGAGATAAAGAATGCTGAGGTTAAAGTTAAGGCAATTCCATAGTTTTTTAAGTGAGGCAAATATCAACAGGACATATTTCTCTCTGATACTATACTTCTTGATCTTTGAGATTTGTAATTCTGGTGTAATTCATGATGTATTGGTTATTGACCTACACAATTTGCCAAAATACTATTCTATATAAGGAACTGAGTAAATGTTTACCAGCCaaacatatcattttttttttgtagtagatAAAAACATATTCATCATGGCATTGGAGAATCAGACCTTTAACTCTGACTTCATCCTGTTAGGAATCTTTGATCACAGTCCCACCcacatcttcctcttctctctggtcTTGGGCATCTTCACAGTGGCCTTCATGGGAAACACTATCATGATTCTCCTCATCTACCTGGACACCCAGCTACACACCCCTATGTACTTCCTCCTCAGCCAACTGTCCCTCATGGACCTCATGCTCATCTGTACCACTGTACCCAAGATGGCCTACAATTACTTGTCTGGAAGCACGTCCATTTCTTTTGCAGGTTGTGCCACACAAATTTTCTTCTATACATCACTACTTGGCTGTGAGTGCTTCCTCTTGGCAGTCATGGCTTATGATCGTAATATTGCCATCTGCCACCCTCTACGATACACCAATCTCATGAGCCCCAAAATCTGTGGACTTATGGTTGCCTCTTCCTGGATCCTGGGTTCTACTGATGGTGTCATTGATGCTGTAGCTACATTTTCCTTCTCCTATTGTGGGTCCAGGGAAATtgcccacttcttctgtgacttCCCTTTTCTGCTAATTATCTCATGTAATGACACGTCAATATTTGAAGAAGTTCTTTTCTACTGGTGTATAATAATGATTGTTTTCCCGGTAGCAGTAGTTCTTGTTTCCTATGCTCGTGTTATTCTGGCGGTCATTCGCATGGGATCTGGAAAGGGTCGCCACAAGGCTTTTGCCACCTGTTCCTCCCACCTCATGGTGGTGGGAATGTACTATGGAGCAGCTTTGTTTATATACATGCGACCCACTTCTAACCGTTCCCCAACCCAAGACAAGATGGTGTCTGTCTTTTATACAATCCTCACACCCATGCTGAATCCCCTCATCTACAGCCTCCGAAACAAGGAAGTGGCTAGAGCATTCATGAAAGTTTTAGGGAAAGGCAAGAATTAAAAATTTCCTAATGGTCTTCATGCTATGCTCTCcgttaaatttttctctttaatgcccctctttattctattcatttctaaaaatagCATTCTTTGTGTacacctttttgaattatgtatttCTGGGCAACTAGAAAATCCTATTTCACagaaaactgtttaaaatattcataattgtTTTATATTCAACCCTGTTATGACTACATtattcagcattttttaaataagactattatatatttatgaaaaggTAACAGGAATTTTATCATAATATATCCAGGTAATAAACAATGcttctttttcctaaattatAAGCCCAAAATTACATTGAGGAACTTTGAACTTTTTTTGGAAAGAGAGTTGGTACACTGGGCTTATGCACATTTTCTTCAgtatttcatgatttatttttattcttccatatCTGTAAAACAAAGTAGGGTAACATTTCAAAAGAGATgatattcaaatttcatttttattttgatttatcacaaaattttgaatttcattaAGGAATTCCAAATTTAAACTTTCTTCCAAGTTGTCAAAATCCACATAAGCTCTATTcactgattcaaaaaaaaaatgttttcaatattcaGATGCCCAGTGATTTGAGAATTTACTAAATTTCCCTAAATTAGGCACTGGCACTTATAAATTGTATTAATGATTTTAAGCCTTATATTGAAATTcaggatatatttaaaaagtttatgtTTTATAAGTATCATATAATAGTAAGTATATAAGTTTCATAAATCTATTACAGTTATATTTCTTCCAAGGAAAATAATTGTATCTCAATTGCATAGGCTTTCATGGAATATTGAAACACAAGATGATCAAATATACCTAGAATTGATAAATTGCTTCAGCATTTCTGCTTACTAAGATCAGACTTATTTGAATTCTGGCAAATGTCTACAATAGATATTATTTAGCTTGAAATGCATGGTAAATGTGTACATGTAacaataaattaattatattgtcatatatttataatatctatCCATAGCATTATAAATTCAGGACACCATCATATACACtgcaattatttatatattggaCTAAGAGAAGTAAAGatagagaaaatattcattatcCCGGTTAGAAGAATATAATTACAGTTATCTACAAATAGCTTGGCCAAATTAGGAAattgaattttatagtatctagctCTAAGAAAAATACACTTTGGAttggttaaaatatatttatttatattcatgaaTTCAAAAATATGTACTGAAATATAATTGTGATTTATATTGAAATGTAGCATCTTTAATTCAAACCAActgtttaaaaatcataattcaaatttcacattttccttcttcttgctCTAAAGATAAATTGTTTCTCAAAGCTattaatgtataaatttatatataataatatcttTCCAAATTTAATGATAAGGAAAGACGGCTGAATACCATTTAAATTTAGTCCAGTCATGACAAAAAAAAGCCAGGATTCTCTCTTTGTCTCCAGTTTGATTCCTAGCACTAAGTCAATGACCACAGGGAAGCCTTTTATTACTTCCCATGTAAACTTAATATCACTAATATTACTAATAATTTAACATCTTCTTGAATCACTCAAAACAAATTTTGTCacctatatatattatatttttttaggcATTGTTTATGTGGTATATATTTTAGCATTTCTgagaacaatttttatttatctttaatttaatttaatttaatttttttttggttgctcccacagcatgaagaatttcccaggccagggattgaatcagtgccccagcagcagcaacctgagccattgtaATGacaacacttaacccactgtgcaacaggAGAATTCCCATGAGAACAGTTTTTTGATGTTTgataaattattatgaaaaagaaaattaaaatattcaataaaaattatgacATTACTGCTCTATCTATTGTGAAGCAcaaattttagtttcttctttctctttcagtattcctttttcttcaatgTTCACTAAAAATGTTTAGAATAAATTGATTTTGACCCATCAGAATCCACTTCTAAATCTATAGGTTTTACCTTATGCGTTTGGGAAATTTCTTTTGATAACCCTCTATAATCAatgttatttccatttcctttgaaTTTCCAGAACATTATGTTGCCAATATCATCATAACCCCCAAACTCCAAAATCTAATAAATGCTCTTTAAATAAATTCCAATTCTAGTAAGTACAATTTTATAAGTGAATATTCCAGAGCATCTAGAAATATTATGGGTTACATCCTAATCATAATTATActtaagctattttatttttgttagttaACAATTTGATATATTTGTATTACATTGGCCATTTAATGAGGTCAATAATGTTCACATTGATTTCACtcacaaacaaaataacaaaagcaatgATATAATAGCATAAAATTTCAATGTTGgtatatattttcagaaaaaaatatatatgatgtttaaaaaataatacaattcaccttattttttttatcaggcttatattaatttctatattttgttgTATTGTAGACTCCTActttcaaacttcttttttttaatttaattttatttaattattcccccaatacaatttttttctactgtacagcatggtgacccagttatacataaacttctattactacacacacacattatccaTTCTTTGGGGTACTTAAATAACACTTGGGTTCTAAAATGTTACAAGTTATTATTGGACACATTGTGATTCCCAAGGGATGGGAGTAGAAAAGTTCCTGTAGCAGTCTGGATTCAATCAGGAGACTGAAAATATGTCTCAAAATGCTTTtaagaaagatatattttaatagaaagaataataatttatGATGAATAATGCTGTCACAGAGttactgggaaaaaaaactaGGCACTCTCCAAAGTGTAGGTCAGGGAGCAGGTAAGCAGCAACCAGGACGAGTTCAGGCatgtgggggagaggaaggactTTGAAACATAGGAACCACCTAGTATGGGAGATGTGATTCTTGCAGCAGGAATTAATTTTTGATATGCAACCATGAGAGCCACAGGCAGCCTTGTGCACATCACACAGGGCTCTTTTTCCCTGTAACAGGGTTTCCCTGTAACAGGGTTTCCCTGTAACAGGGTTTCAGAAAATCCATGGCCAACTTAAAGTAGACATTGGTCTGATCCCTGCAGGAAATTGTATCTACTAGAAATGTTCTCACACAAACCTCTTCATCACAGATTGCAAGGTGTATCTTCCCCCTCTAGCACCCTATTCTGAGAAATCTTAACATCATGTTCACTCTAAGGAAGAAATGCATAAAGGGATACTACTGTTTATCACAGAGTTTGCAGTTTGAAAGGTGAATTTGGAGCTGAAGTACAATAAACAAATAACTGCTTTGGCTGCTTAGCTTTCGTGATAAAATCattctatatatttctataaaaatacatctacatttCTTGCAAGTAAAATGTTCTTACTTGTACCTAGAATGAGAAGGCACACAGTCTTAACAATCATTATATACATTCCGGGCATTAGTTACTCATCAAATTCAGTCACGATCTCACTGAATATTCTGTTACTTAAAGACTAATTGTTAAAATTAAC comes from the Phacochoerus africanus isolate WHEZ1 chromosome 4, ROS_Pafr_v1, whole genome shotgun sequence genome and includes:
- the LOC125124188 gene encoding olfactory receptor 2M3; this translates as MALENQTFNSDFILLGIFDHSPTHIFLFSLVLGIFTVAFMGNTIMILLIYLDTQLHTPMYFLLSQLSLMDLMLICTTVPKMAYNYLSGSTSISFAGCATQIFFYTSLLGCECFLLAVMAYDRNIAICHPLRYTNLMSPKICGLMVASSWILGSTDGVIDAVATFSFSYCGSREIAHFFCDFPFLLIISCNDTSIFEEVLFYWCIIMIVFPVAVVLVSYARVILAVIRMGSGKGRHKAFATCSSHLMVVGMYYGAALFIYMRPTSNRSPTQDKMVSVFYTILTPMLNPLIYSLRNKEVARAFMKVLGKGKN